A DNA window from Naumovozyma dairenensis CBS 421 chromosome 7, complete genome contains the following coding sequences:
- the BCK1 gene encoding mitogen-activated protein kinase kinase kinase BCK1 (similar to Saccharomyces cerevisiae BCK1 (YJL095W); ancestral locus Anc_1.271), whose translation MPFLKKITGGGYHSRSGSASSIKFGPSSNQQGTSTKTTRPSSRKSVVNDNRTSTILNGTSLNQEISVDTSTTDSNALQPLHVNTSTSTISQYITSNNTSPKSPIGPLLNTGTPNFVSSTNTPSATVSMPYVPENSKSIYTNNSNSRKSSGGNSVNSLSFDKLILSWDPTDPDEWTLQRVLSWFRFHEFPESWITFFRKHQIYGYKFIKLLAHDNFAVYERYLPQGKNASYTRFQHLLKKTMTKNVNNTNHIRQKSLEKTKPLRSSSESINLKHNNSKSQDDIPSASSSSSSSRSASESALTPTKSDPSFQNDLNTNNNTNKSLPLRSHQKTKSTSSLYRRSFISLRGSVSGNSPNYAKSPSSNIKLYIPSRPQSINEEQVVTSINSNTNTINKPSNTTHYIQQQQQQQPLTPPSASPGGIFRRHHKSSSSESSLLNTLFGSSASLSATAVNSNMTNNDNKGSNSVNASSYQTVSSKHHHSLSSDNLAKPKPFYFDESVPPLPVKHGSTSSEEKSTIWEKIKRRSQVITPIPHPTTSSPSLVLPSPSNSSVLTLTPTHQDAASITPISTPTTKQSQKKEPYKSENKAKKTDNQINTKETRKTKIKIDSIFFPKEKLKVENLSQKSKYILATKDNNSYVPIDISSAKTVENLKDLFALKLGIISKNFTIHMTDFHCDAGAAIPDDILNVIMDDSFEKTTNKFYIQETIKPLKRRSRAATVSSEQYPQLRSVKSKSSLGSVTSSIVTNVDNNSVHTSSSDITSFDDHASGNGRRYPQTPSYYYDASSNNTNNNNNTNEEINYWNYKDNIVPEEPHGSKIMPKQVQPLKFNLALPDNGNHPMTIQEKEINSFHILRRDESKEIDFNKRRESPYTKPELAPKREAPKAPTNVSPQRVLSISSQTSGKPNFNLRRSKKIYRNGRTKPPPPPVSSAQLEGISLPTDAIVASYTPGSTNVLVPQPYKGVVTSDSVRKFRSDADDVIIHPLPPIMNKKGINRSGSTLSTNNVHMPSPLLKRGSTRRVISSTSAADVFEENNITFADAPMLSDDDDGDGSSSSESDIIQWTRKTLDDDDDDTLVSKSSPREGNDELNERDDDVIIVTGNEQENEDKKPTRKMTLRPTAEVVYQNLEKFFPSANLDKPIIEGIPSPTSPKSKDPSIFNNDLATNIRETSPSKEVGKNPFSDGIISSTNSKLKLPRRTKTIRTIAHEASEKRKKSIKLKRQNTKMWGTRMVEVTEKQMVSINKSKNSKGEYKEFAWMKGEMIGKGSFGAVYLCLNVTTGEMMAVKQVEVPKYSSQDEAIMSTVDAIKSEVSTLKDLDHLNIVQYLGFENKDNIYSLFLEYVAGGSVGSLIRIYGRFDEPLIRHLNIQVLRGLAYLHARGILHRDMKADNLLLDQDGVCKISDFGISRKSKDIYSNSDMTMRGTVFWMAPEMVDTKQGYSAKVDIWSLGCIVLEMFAGKRPWSNFEVVAAMFKIGKSKSAPPIPEDTLPLISAEGREFLDACFEIDPDKRPTADELLYHTFNRTDSSFDFKKTALAEFIKSNDKINSTKLRVASQESS comes from the coding sequence ATGccatttttgaagaagatcaCTGGGGGTGGCTATCATTCTCGCTCCGGTTCTgcttcttcaataaaatttggTCCATCATCTAATCAGCAAGGTACATCGACGAAAACTACCAGACCATCATCGAGAAAGAGTGTCGTAAATGATAATAGGACCTCCACAATTTTGAATGGGACATCTCTTAACCAAGAAATCTCTGTAGATACCTCAACCACAGATAGTAACGCTCTACAGCCGCTGCACGTTAATACATCGACCTCTACTATATCACAATATATTACCTCCAACAATACTAGTCCGAAAAGTCCAATTGGACCCCTGCTAAATACTGGCACTCCAAATTTTGTATCTTCGACTAATACACCATCCGCTACTGTATCGATGCCCTATGTCCCCGAAAACAGTAAATCAATATATACGAataattccaattcaaGGAAGTCATCAGGAGGAAATAGCGTCAATAGCTTATCCTTCGACAAGTTAATACTTTCATGGGATCCTACAGATCCAGATGAATGGACTTTACAACGTGTACTATCATGGTTTAGGTTCCACGAGTTTCCTGAATCATGGATCACCTTCTTTAGGAAACATCAAATATATGGTTATAAGTTCATCAAATTATTGGCTCATGACAATTTTGCTGTTTATGAAAGGTATTTGCCTCAGGGGAAAAATGCATCGTATACAAGATTTCAACATCTACTGAAGAAGACGATGACAAAAAATGTTAACAATACTAATCATATCAGACAAAAAAGTTTAGAAAAGACAAAACCCTTAAGAAGTTCAAGTGAATCgataaatttgaaacatAATAATAGCAAATCACAAGATGATATTCCTTCTgcgtcatcatcatcttcctcCTCCAGGTCGGCATCTGAATCTGCATTGACACCAACAAAATCAGATCCATCATTCCAAAATGATCTTAAtactaataacaatacaaaCAAATCGTTACCCTTAAGGAGTCATCAGAAGACTAAAAGTACAAGCTCTTTATATAGAAGAAGTTTTATTTCTCTTCGTGGTTCAGTTTCTGGGAATTCACCAAATTATGCGAAGAGTCCTTCTTCAAacataaaattatatattccgTCACGCCCACAGTCAATAAATGAAGAACAAGTAGTCACATCGATCAATAGCAATACTAACACTATCAACAAACCTTCCAATACGACCCATTatattcaacaacaacaacaacaacaaccattGACGCCGCCATCGGCATCACCAGGTGGCATATTTAGAAGGCATCATAAAAGCAGTTCATCTGAGTCGTCTCTCTTAAACACATTATTTGGTTCTTCTGCTTCTTTATCAGCAACGGCAGTTAATAGCAACATGACAAATAACGATAACAAAGGTTCAAATTCTGTCAATGCATCGTCGTATCAAACTGTTTCAAGCAAACACCATCATAGTTTATCTAGCGATAATTTAGCAAAACCTAAACCATTTTACTTCGACGAATCTGTACCTCCACTTCCAGTAAAACATGGATCTACCTCATCAGAAGAGAAAAGCACTATATGGGAAAAGATTAAAAGGAGAAGTCAAGTTATCACTCCTATCCCACATCCAACAACATCTTCCCCATCTCTGGTATTACCATCACCATCAAATTCAAGTGTACTCACTTTAACTCCTACTCACCAGGATGCAGCCTCAATAACACCAATATCAACTCCCACCACTAAACAGTCACAGAAAAAAGAACCGTATAAATCAGAAAACAAAGCAAAGAAAACTGataatcaaataaatacaaaGGAAACAAGGAAAacgaaaataaaaattgatagtatatttttcccaaaggaaaaattgaaagtcGAAAATCTTTCTCAAAAAAGCAAATATATCTTAGCTACGAAGGATAATAACTCATATGTTCCGATCGATATAAGCTCTGCGAAAACtgttgaaaatttaaaagacTTATTTGCATTGAAATTGGGCATTATATCCAAGAATTTTACCATTCACATGACTGACTTTCATTGTGATGCAGGTGCTGCCATTCCTGATGACATCTTGAATGTTATAATGGATGACTCCTTTGAGAAGACAACTAATAAATTCTACATTCAAGAAACAATAAAACCTTTGAAGAGACGAAGTAGAGCTGCAACTGTATCAAGCGAACAATACCCTCAATTACGCTCAGTTAAGAGCAAAAGTTCATTGGGTTCTGTAACGAGTAGTATTGTGACTAATGTCGATAACAACTCAGTGCATACTTCCTCATCTGATATAACATCTTTTGATGATCATGCATCTGGGAACGGTAGAAGGTATCCTCAAACCCCGAgctattattatgatgCAAGTTCGAATAATactaacaacaataataatacaaacgaggaaataaattattggaattataaagataatatcGTCCCCGAAGAACCCCACGGTTCCAAAATTATGCCGAAACAGGTACAGCCATTGAAGTTCAATCTTGCCTTACCTGATAATGGTAATCATCCTATGACTATAcaagagaaagaaattaattcattccATATTCTCAGAAGAGACGAGAGTAAAGAAATAgattttaataaaagaCGTGAGTCACCATATACAAAGCCCGAATTAGCGCCTAAAAGAGAAGCGCCTAAAGCGCCAACCAATGTTTCTCCTCAAAGAgttctttcaatatctaGTCAAACTTCAGGGAAaccaaatttcaatttaagAAGATctaagaaaatatataggAATGGAAGGACGAAACCACCACCACCTCCTGTCAGCAGTGCTCAATTAGAAGGAATAAGCCTACCGACCGATGCAATAGTAGCTTCATACACACCTGGCTCTACGAATGTATTAGTGCCTCAACCATACAAAGGAGTTGTGACTTCTGATTCAGTTCGAAAATTTAGATCTGATGCTGACGATGTTATAATTCATCCACTTCCTccaataatgaataaaaaagGAATAAACAGATCAGGTTCTACACTCTCAACAAACAATGTTCATATGCCATCACCACTATTAAAAAGAGGAAGTACGCGAAGAGTCATTTCTTCTACATCAGCAGCGGACgtctttgaagaaaataatattacatTTGCTGATGCCCCAATGTTGTcagatgatgacgatggTGATGGAAGCTCCTCTTCAGAAAGTGATATTATTCAGTGGACTAGAAAGActttagatgatgatgatgatgacacTCTGGTTTCAAAATCAAGCCCTAGGGAGGGCAACGACGAGCTTAATGAACGAGATGATGATGTGATCATAGTGACAGGgaatgaacaagaaaacgAAGACAAAAAACCAACGAGGAAAATGACTTTGAGACCAACTGCAGAAGTagtttatcaaaatttggaaaagtTTTTCCCCTCTGCTAACTTGGATAAACCGATCATCGAGGGAATTCCCTCCCCCACTTCTCCAAAATCGAAAGATCCatccattttcaataacGATCTTGCTACGAATATAAGAGAGACCAGTCCGTCTAAAGAAGTTGGAAAAAATCCCTTTTCAGATGGGATTATTTCATCTACAAATAGTAAGCTGAAATTACCTAGAAGAACTAAGACGATTAGAACGATTGCTCATGAAGCTAGtgagaaaaggaagaaatcTATCAAATTAAAAAGACAAAATACGAAGATGTGGGGCACGAGAATGGTTGAGGTTACTGAGAAGCAAATGgtttcaataaataaatcGAAGAATTCTAAAGGtgaatataaagaatttgCTTGGATGAAAGGTGAAATGATTGGGAAGGGTTCCTTTGGTGCAGTCTACTTATGTTTAAATGTAACCACTGGAGAAATGATGGCTGTCAAACAAGTTGAAGTTCCTAAATATAGTTCTCAAGATGAAGCTATTATGAGTACCGTAGATGCAATCAAATCAGAAGTTTCTACATTAAAAGATTTGgatcatttaaatattgttcAATATTTAGGATTCGAAAATAAagacaatatatatagtctGTTCCTAGAATATGTTGCTGGCGGGTCTGTTGGATCTTTAATTAGGATATATGGTAGATTTGATGAACCATTGATTAGACATTTGAATATACAAGTTTTACGAGGGTTAGCTTACCTCCATGCTCGTGGTATTCTTCATAGGGATATGAAGGCAGATAATCTATTGCTTGATCAAGATGGTGTTTGTAAGATCAGCGATTTTGGTATCTCTAGGAAATCTAAAGATATCTATTCAAATTCTGATATGACAATGAGAGGTACAGTATTCTGGATGGCACCGGAAATGGTGGATACAAAACAAGGTTATAGCGCTAAAGTGGATATTTGGTCATTAGGTTGTATTGTTTTAGAAATGTTTGCAGGGAAGAGACCGTGGTCCAATTTCGAAGTTGTTGCTGCAATGTTTAAAATTGGGAAATCCAAGTCAGCACCACCAATCCCAGAAGATACTTTACCCTTAATTTCCGCGGAAGGAAGAGAATTTTTAGATGCTTGTTTTGAAATAGATCCTGACAAGAGACCGACTGCGGATGAGTTATTGTATCACACCTTTAATAGAACGGACTCTAGCTTTGACTTTAAAAAGACAGCTTTAGCAGAGTTTATTAAATCAAACGATAAAATCAACTCAACGAAATTGAGAGTTGCATCACAAGAGAGCAGTTAA
- the KHA1 gene encoding Kha1p (similar to Saccharomyces cerevisiae KHA1 (YJL094C); ancestral locus Anc_1.272): MAAIGGVLSGVNPFTYNESSPLTLFLFQTCLILATCNLVNIPFSKIRQPKVISEVIAGVILGPTVFGQIPNYTQTVFPQSSIAGLNLVANLGIILFMFFLGLEVDTEFIKKHLKTALSIGIITLAVPFGFGCILAIPLFHVYANQADSPRIIKFTVFMVFIAVSLAVTAFPVLCRILNELRLIKDRAGTIVLGAGIINDILGWVLLALSVILSNSDSDPINTVYILLCTFGWFLVYFYPLKYGLKWALIKTHELDRTKPSTFATMSVLFIMFISAYFTDIIGVHAIFGAFIAGLVVPRENNYVVKLTERMEDIPNIVFIPIYFAVAGLNVDLTLLNERRDWGYVFATIGIAISTKVVSGAIMGKIHGLFWREATAVGVLMSCKGIVEIVVLTVGLNAGIISKKIFAIFILMALVSTFVTTPLTLLVYPDSYRQEINQYLQDKEDNKDNKEPDSLEMTTVEEETISLNSLDDIKHFHFSEIINVINTLESIPTSLEILNYLLSGKLPSKTRNKTPTPGKLRPASVISNSSTIKSNHRMKKMVKLWSKNIDETETSLPVIGEEEEPCAIETQTPLKTVHLRLLTERTTDLLQSSAIYNEPTHFTANTDSVLQIFDIFSRLSNIQFSSEVVFSTMREKAVNILSMSKRNSDLILLPLKGASYQDSLLQVEEKYNNFEHFYSHLLGLNELSYNFFKIIAGHLSAHSAILISNSGGRLNVDRYKKKAINLLLPDPNLASSDLLAVYMLLLICHTEKQNSFTGASTIFVNSKNVGFAETLTNTFNENELFHESDLVVIPIDTEQKSHNEAKERSFIEAVLSDGLTDAALSDLEETTFIIPENFFFQDTPFSSETKETILESANKRFNVLIVHHCNNEILTKSPTISII; the protein is encoded by the coding sequence ATGGCTGCTATAGGTGGTGTTTTATCCGGAGTTAATCCGTTCACTTACAATGAAAGTTCACCTTTAACCCTTTTCTTATTCCAAACATGTTTGATCTTAGCAACATGTAATCTGGTAAATATAccattttccaaaattagACAACCAAAAGTCATATCAGAAGTTATCGCAGGTGTCATATTGGGGCCTACTGTCTTTGGTCAAATACCAAATTACACCCAGACAGTTTTCCCACAATCATCTATTGCCGGTTTGAATTTAGTAGCCAACCTAGGAATAATCCTTTTTATGTTCTTCCTTGGGCTAGAAGTTGATACAGAATTTATAAAGaaacatttgaaaacaGCTTTATCCATCGGTATCATAACATTGGCAGTCCCATTCGGGTTTGGCTGTATCCTAGCAATCCCCTTATTCCACGTTTATGCTAATCAAGCAGACTCTCCAAgaataatcaaattcaCTGTATTTATGGTTTTCATAGCTGTCTCCCTAGCGGTAACAGCTTTCCCAGTCTTATGCCGTATCTTAAATGAATTACGTCTAATTAAAGACAGAGCAGGTACCATCGTTCTCGGTGCAGgtataataaatgatatcCTTGGTTGGGTTCTCTTGGCGCTAAGTGTCattctttctaattcaGATTCAGATCCAATAAACACAGTATACATTTTACTTTGTACATTTGGATGGTTCCTTGTGTATTTCTATCCATTAAAATACGGTTTGAAATGGGCACTCATAAAGACTCATGAGTTAGATAGAACAAAACCTTCCACTTTTGCAACCATGTCAGTATTATTTATCATGTTCATATCTGCTTATTTTACAGATATTATTGGAGTACATGCCATTTTTGGGGCTTTCATAGCTGGGTTAGTGGTTCCAAGAGAAAATAATTATGTCGTTAAACTTACTGAAAGAATGGAAGATATACCAAATATTGTCTTTATACCAATTTATTTCGCAGTCGCTGGTTTGAACGTTGATTTGACTCTATTAAATGAAAGAAGGGATTGGGGATATGTATTCGCAACCATTGGAATTGCCATCTCTACAAAAGTGGTCTCAGGGGCAATAATGGGTAAAATTCATGGATTATTCTGGAGAGAAGCTACAGCAGTCGGTGTATTAATGTCTTGTAAGGGTATCGTAGAAATTGTCGTGTTGACTGTGGGTTTGAATGCAGGGATTAttagtaaaaaaatatttgcCATATTCATATTGATGGCTTTAGTATCAACGTTTGTTACAACACCATTGACATTGCTCGTTTATCCAGATTCTTATCGTCAAGAAATTAATCAATATTTACaagataaagaagataataaagataataaagaacCTGATAGCTTGGAAATGACCACAGTAGAAGAGGAAACAATTAGTTTAAATTCActtgatgatattaaacACTTCCATTTCagtgaaattattaatgtcATCAATACATTGGAATCTATACCGACATCATTAGAAATATTGAACTATCTTTTGTCAGGAAAGTTACCCTCTAAGACAAGAAATAAGACACCAACACCTGGGAAACTCCGTCCAGCCAGTGTCATATCAAATTCTTCCACaataaaatcaaatcatAGGATGAAAAAGATGGTGAAGTTATGgtcaaaaaatatagatGAAACTGAGACTTCTTTACCAGTAAttggtgaagaagaagagcCTTGTGCGATCGAAACGCAAACTCCTCTGAAAACTGTACATCTTAGATTATTGACCGAAAGAACTACCGATTTACTTCAATCATCAGCAATTTATAATGAACCCACCCATTTTACAGCAAATACTGATTCTGTCTTGCAGATTTTCGATATTTTCTCAAGATTAAGCAATATACAATTTTCAAGTGAAGTTGTTTTTTCTACTATGCGTGAGAAAGCAGTTAATATTCTTTCGATGAGTAAAAGGAATTCAGATTTAATATTACTGCCATTGAAAGGTGCATCATATCAGgattcattattacaagtggaagaaaaatataataatttcgaACATTTTTATTCACATTTATTGGGCCTTAATGAATTATcttacaatttttttaaaattattgcCGGCCATTTGAGTGCTCATTCCGCAATTTTAATATCTAATTCTGGAGGAAGATTGAACGTAGATAGatataaaaagaaagctattaatttattattaccagaTCCTAACTTGGCATCTTCAGATTTATTAGCTGTATACATGTTGCTTTTGATATGCCATACggaaaaacaaaattccTTTACAGGTGCATCTACCATTTTTGTTAATTCTAAGAATGTCGGATTTGCTGAAACTTTAACAAATACATTCAATGAGAATGAATTATTCCATGAATCCGATCTCGTCGTGATACCGATTGATACAGAACAGAAATCACATAATGAAGCAAAGGAACGATCTTTTATAGAAGCTGTATTATCAGATGGGTTGACAGATGCTGCATTGTCTGATTTGGAAGAAACTACATTTATTATTCCAGAAAACTTCTTTTTCCAAGATACTCCCTTCTCTTCCGAGACTAAAGAAACTATTCTAGAAAGTGCAAATAAAAGGTTTAATGTGCTAATCGTCCATCATTGcaataatgaaattctCACCAAGTCACCAACTATATCCATAATTTAA
- the TOK1 gene encoding Tok1p (similar to Saccharomyces cerevisiae TOK1 (YJL093C); ancestral locus Anc_1.273) yields MGFLISWLIGTLLHMRKIEDPESGPDSSSLPFEATATTATISDYVHNISPDDTISYPVANKHARKNLKKNKKNTHHKENDILEAHINKIQDTALRESLSFHNKRIAILNSDPASRTFLVWFFISCYFPVITACLGPIANTISIACVVEKWRAIAEVDPTDGNVMGHRLNDRKGIFAVNILSLIFGFISNIILVCHFAKKISYLKAQVLNLIGWTTAGLLLLIDIIICTNIDFQGANKRTIGFWYACFTTGLYLGCTLTLTIHFIGYSLKKYPATFNLLPRERSIMGYTVCLSLWLIWGSGMFSSLLGISYGNALYFCTVSLLTVGFGDILPKSVASKIMILVFSLTGVIILGLIVFMTRSIIQKSAGPIFYFHRIERSRNHIWEKIKSGELKLSNEESFQKMMKIRKISKFKQHFFSLTSTIIIFLFFWLCGAVVFMFAEDWSYFNCMYFCFLCLLTIGYGSDFAPKTPPGRAFFVIWAIGAVPLMTAILSTVGDIVYDLSTTIDSIFAKRFGRGVQYLLLSGKDALGSILMNTGDIVNESDAATDLEENGISNELDQEQNQEVEEGLARVTPDTSTETSLNTISSRSDNGFSDDDDDESIQNYLHPFISLVSDTSTVSQRAHPQYHKLKKLESLLRAVDRLHKMAVSDEKHFFTYEEWTQLRALNNPPGSIEDINYWLSSDTPLKYPINQPHFAFVSLFKKIEYVLQELIEEETLYKPLSKLERPKSRSQSSIPTLPYRSRRSTIG; encoded by the coding sequence ATGGGCTTTCTCATATCATGGCTCATAGGGACCCTTCTCCATATGAGGAAGATTGAAGACCCAGAGAGTGGCCCTGATTCGTCATCTCTTCCCTTTGAAGCAACTGCTACTACTGCTACTATCTCTGATTACGTGCATAACATATCTCCAGATGACACTATCTCATATCCAGTAGCTAATAAACACGCTAGGAAAAACCtcaagaagaacaaaaagaaCACACACCACAAGGAAAACGACATATTAGAAGCTCATATCAATAAAATCCAAGATACAGCGTTAAGAGAATCATTATCTTTCCATAATAAAAGGATTGCAATCTTGAATTCAGACCCAGCATCAAGAACTTTCTTAGTATGGTTCTTCATATCCTGTTATTTCCCTGTAATTACTGCATGTTTGGGACCCATCGCGAATACTATATCCATTGCATGTGTGGTGGAGAAATGGAGAGCCATTGCGGAGGTGGACCCTACAGATGGGAATGTGATGGGTCATCGATTGAATGATAGGAAGGGTATATTCGCTGTCAATATTTTGTCATTGATTTTCGGATttatatcaaatattatcttAGTTTGTCATTTTGCTAAAAAAATTAGCTATTTGAAAGCTCAagttttaaatttgatagGTTGGACTACAGCTGgtttattgttattgattgatattattatttgtacTAACATTGATTTTCAAGGGGCCAATAAAAGAACAATTGGGTTTTGGTACGCTTGTTTCACTACAGGTTTGTATCTTGGTTGTACTTTAACATTGACTATCCATTTCATTGGTTACagtttgaagaaatatcCGGCAACTTTCAATTTACTGCCCAGAGAGAGAAGTATTATGGGGTATACAGTTTGTCTTTCCCTTTGGTTAATTTGGGGGTCAGGAATGTTTTCTAGTCTCTTGGGGATTTCATATGGGAATGCTCTTTATTTTTGTACAGTTTCACTATTAACAGTTGGTTTCGGTGATATTTTACCTAAATCAGTGGCATcgaagataatgatattggtTTTCTCCTTGACAGGTGTTATCATTCTTGGGTTGATTGTATTTATGACGAGATCTATCATTCAAAAATCGGCAGGCcccattttttatttccatagaattgaaagaagtAGAAACCATATTTGGGAAAAGATTAAATCTGGagaattaaaattatcCAATGAGGAAAGTTTCcaaaagatgatgaaaattagaaaaatatcaaaatttaaacAACATTTTTTCTCATTGACTTCCacaattatcattttcttgttcttttggTTATGTGGTGCTGTAGTGTTCATGTTTGCAGAAGATTGGTcatatttcaattgtatgtatttttgtttcctttGTTTATTGACCATTGGATATGGTAGTGATTTTGCTCCAAAGACTCCACCAGGAAGAGCATTCTTCGTCATTTGGGCTATTGGAGCAGTACCATTGATGACCGCAATTTTATCTACCGTAGGTGATATTGTTTATGATCTTTCTACAACTattgattcaatatttgCCAAAAGATTTGGTCGTGGAGTACAGTATCTACTTCTCAGTGGTAAAGATGCATTAGGATCCATATTAATGAATACTGGTGACATTGTTAACGAAAGTGATGCTGCAACCgatttagaagaaaatggGATTTCAAATGAACTTGATCAAGAGCAAAACCAAGAAGTGGAAGAAGGATTGGCAAGGGTAACTCCTGATACCTCTACAGAAACAAGTCTGAATACAATTTCCTCTCGTTCAGACAATGGATTTTCcgatgacgatgacgatgaaaGCATAcaaaattatttacatCCATTTATTTCCTTAGTTTCGGATACATCAACAGTATCTCAACGAGCACATCCTCAATATcataaattgaaaaaattggaatccTTATTGAGAGCAGTTGATAGATTACATAAGATGGCAGTGTCAGATGAAAAACATTTTTTCACATATGAAGAATGGACTCAACTTCGAGCATTAAATAATCCACCAGGAAGTATAGAAGATATTAATTATTGGTTATCAAGTGATACCCCATTGAAATATCCCATTAATCAACCACATTTTGCATTTGTTAGtttattcaagaaaattgaatatgtattacaagaattaattgaagagGAAACTTTGTATAAACCACTTTCCAAATTAGAAAGGCCTAAATCACGATCGCAGTCGTCGATTCCAACGTTACCTTATAGATCCAGAAGATCCACAATCGGGTAG